A portion of the Streptomyces sp. NBC_00376 genome contains these proteins:
- a CDS encoding beta-N-acetylglucosaminidase domain-containing protein, with amino-acid sequence MRLRRGKQAAAIAVAVLGGLLSTGTPAAVAAPSAPGSPAVTTPDRADDGGLPAVWPRPQSIEAAGTSVPLSAEVTLVADAHADPYAVDALRRILRDAGVRTVHGAMPGRGPVIRLGGDGARDALRTLHASERGDLPSGGYRIAVGRVAGRDTVAVDGVGEDGLFHGVQTLRQLIRDGSVAGVTVRDWPGTAVRGMTEGFYGQPWTREERLAQIGFMGRTKQNRYLYAAGDDPYRQARWRDPYPADRRADFRALAERARAEHVTLGWAVAPGQAMCMSSAGDVKALTKKLDAMWALGVRVFQLQFQDVSYSEWHCDSDADTFGSGPQAAARAQARVAGEVARHLAERYPGSQPLSVMPTEFYQDGSTDYREALAAELDDRVQIAWTGVGVVPKTITGGELAGARAAFGHPLVTMDNYPVNDYAQDRIFLGPYTGRDPAVATGSAALLANAMEQPSASRIPLFTAADFAWNPKGYQPQESWQAAIDDLAGGDARTREALRALAGNSAASVLGGDESAYLRPLLAAFWKTRAAHDTTARDDAARGLREAFTVMREAPQRLKGLADGRLDGEVRPWTEQLSRYGRAGELAVDLLQAQSRGDGAAAWKASLALEPLRKAAKADGATVGKGVLGPFLDRVRREADAWTGADRDAGTVTKAPGSHTVRLDRARPVEAVTAMTLPDGGTVAGAALEAHVPGEGWRRLGALSESGWTQTAGNGLRADAIRISWPTGGPAMPPIISRTVAPMAPGAGAPGSAPLPAPRVHALVPWFGDEPAARLDLARGETDAEIGGGPQRVEARLAARRPAEVRGALTAQAPKGIKVAIPKQTRVARGSRTDVPVEITVPAGTPAGEYEVPFSFGDERSTLTVRAFPRTAGPDLLRTATASSSGDETPDFPASAAADGDPETRWSSPVEDNAWWQAELPRTARIGRVVLHWQDAYATRYRLQVSSDGRSWRTAATVRDGRGGRESVRMDAKDARYLRVQGDARGSEFGYSLWSVEAYAVAATE; translated from the coding sequence ATGCGGCTCAGGCGCGGAAAGCAGGCGGCGGCCATCGCGGTCGCGGTGCTCGGCGGACTGCTCTCCACGGGAACCCCGGCCGCCGTCGCGGCCCCTTCGGCACCCGGCTCCCCCGCCGTCACCACCCCCGACCGCGCGGACGACGGCGGGCTGCCCGCCGTATGGCCCCGGCCGCAGTCCATCGAGGCCGCCGGAACTTCCGTACCGCTCTCGGCCGAGGTCACCCTCGTCGCCGACGCGCACGCCGATCCGTACGCGGTCGACGCGCTCCGGCGCATCCTGCGGGACGCGGGCGTGCGGACCGTCCACGGGGCCATGCCCGGCCGCGGCCCGGTCATCAGGCTCGGCGGCGACGGCGCCCGCGACGCGCTGCGCACGCTGCACGCCTCCGAGCGCGGCGACCTGCCCTCCGGGGGCTACCGGATCGCGGTCGGCCGGGTCGCGGGCCGGGACACCGTCGCGGTGGACGGTGTCGGCGAGGACGGCCTCTTCCACGGCGTGCAGACCCTGCGTCAGCTGATCCGGGACGGAAGCGTCGCCGGGGTCACCGTCAGGGACTGGCCGGGCACCGCCGTGCGCGGGATGACCGAGGGCTTCTACGGGCAGCCGTGGACCCGCGAGGAGCGGCTGGCCCAGATCGGCTTCATGGGGCGCACGAAGCAGAACAGGTATCTGTACGCGGCGGGCGACGACCCGTACCGCCAGGCCCGTTGGCGCGACCCCTACCCGGCCGACCGGCGTGCCGACTTCCGGGCACTGGCCGAGCGGGCCCGCGCCGAGCACGTGACGCTCGGCTGGGCCGTCGCCCCCGGCCAGGCCATGTGCATGTCGTCGGCCGGCGACGTGAAGGCGCTGACGAAGAAGCTCGACGCGATGTGGGCGCTGGGCGTGCGGGTCTTCCAGCTCCAGTTCCAGGACGTCAGCTACAGCGAATGGCACTGCGACAGCGACGCCGACACCTTCGGCAGCGGCCCGCAGGCGGCGGCCAGGGCGCAGGCGCGGGTGGCCGGCGAGGTGGCGCGGCACCTCGCGGAGCGGTATCCGGGTTCGCAGCCGCTGTCGGTGATGCCGACGGAGTTCTACCAGGACGGGTCCACCGACTACCGCGAGGCGCTCGCCGCGGAGCTGGACGACCGGGTCCAGATCGCCTGGACCGGTGTCGGGGTCGTACCGAAGACCATCACCGGCGGGGAACTGGCCGGCGCCCGCGCCGCGTTCGGGCACCCGCTGGTCACGATGGACAACTACCCCGTCAACGACTACGCCCAGGACCGGATATTCCTCGGCCCGTACACCGGCCGGGACCCGGCGGTGGCCACCGGTTCCGCGGCACTGCTCGCCAACGCGATGGAGCAGCCGTCCGCGTCCCGCATTCCGCTGTTCACCGCCGCCGACTTCGCCTGGAACCCGAAGGGTTACCAACCGCAGGAGTCCTGGCAGGCGGCGATCGACGACCTTGCGGGCGGTGACGCGCGTACCAGGGAGGCACTGCGCGCGCTGGCCGGGAACAGCGCGGCATCGGTGCTGGGCGGTGACGAGTCCGCGTATCTGCGGCCGCTGCTGGCCGCGTTCTGGAAGACCCGTGCGGCGCACGACACCACGGCGCGGGACGACGCGGCGCGCGGGCTGCGGGAGGCGTTCACCGTGATGCGGGAGGCGCCGCAGCGGCTGAAGGGCCTGGCGGACGGGCGTCTGGACGGCGAAGTGCGGCCGTGGACGGAGCAGTTGTCCCGGTACGGCCGGGCGGGTGAGCTGGCGGTGGATCTGCTCCAGGCCCAGTCGCGCGGCGACGGCGCCGCCGCCTGGAAGGCCTCGCTGGCCCTGGAGCCGCTGCGCAAGGCCGCGAAGGCGGACGGCGCGACGGTCGGCAAGGGGGTGCTGGGCCCGTTCCTGGACCGGGTGCGCCGGGAGGCGGACGCCTGGACTGGCGCGGACCGCGACGCCGGTACGGTCACGAAGGCTCCGGGCAGCCACACGGTCCGGCTGGACCGGGCCCGCCCGGTGGAAGCCGTGACGGCGATGACCCTGCCCGACGGCGGCACGGTGGCCGGCGCGGCGCTGGAGGCCCATGTGCCCGGCGAGGGCTGGCGCCGCCTGGGCGCGTTGTCGGAGAGCGGCTGGACCCAGACGGCGGGCAACGGGCTGCGGGCCGACGCGATACGGATCAGCTGGCCCACGGGCGGCCCGGCGATGCCCCCGATCATCTCCCGCACGGTGGCGCCGATGGCCCCGGGAGCCGGCGCCCCGGGAAGCGCCCCGCTGCCGGCTCCCCGGGTGCACGCGCTCGTGCCCTGGTTCGGCGACGAGCCCGCGGCCCGGCTCGATCTGGCGCGCGGTGAGACGGACGCCGAGATCGGCGGCGGTCCGCAGCGGGTCGAGGCACGCCTGGCCGCCCGGCGCCCCGCCGAGGTGCGGGGCGCGCTCACCGCGCAGGCGCCCAAGGGCATCAAGGTGGCCATCCCGAAGCAGACGAGGGTGGCGCGCGGTTCCCGTACCGATGTCCCCGTCGAGATCACGGTCCCGGCGGGCACCCCGGCCGGGGAGTACGAGGTGCCCTTCAGCTTCGGCGACGAGCGCAGCACGCTCACCGTCCGGGCGTTCCCGCGCACCGCGGGCCCCGATCTGCTGCGTACCGCCACCGCGTCCTCGTCCGGCGACGAGACCCCGGACTTCCCGGCGTCGGCCGCCGCCGACGGCGATCCGGAGACCCGCTGGTCCTCCCCGGTCGAGGACAACGCCTGGTGGCAGGCGGAACTGCCCCGGACCGCCCGGATCGGCCGGGTGGTGCTGCACTGGCAGGACGCGTACGCCACCCGCTACCGGCTCCAGGTCTCCTCGGACGGCCGCAGCTGGCGCACGGCGGCGACCGTCCGGGACGGCAGGGGCGGGCGCGAGTCGGTCCGGATGGACGCGAAGGACGCCCGCTACCTCAGGGTCCAGGGCGATGCCCGGGGCAGCGAGTTCGGCTACTCGCTCTGGTCGGTGGAGGCTTACGCCGTCGCCGCAACGGAGTAG
- the malQ gene encoding 4-alpha-glucanotransferase — MGLSRLAALHGVATSYSPSADVTVTVPDDTVVAVLAALGVDAATPEAVRRSLAAAESAARSRLLPPTLVVWTGEPLPAALTALRPGTTLDIALEDPGAAPPPRMRVQADRPDPAVSERGAAGGRTDPGDEGDERGGDAGTGAPAVPAWWTEPPLGVHRLAVRAPGGRSAAGTLVVAPPRAPRPPARAHGFLVQLYSLLSARSWGMGDLGDLADLAAWSGRTLGAGFVQINPLHAAVPGSPTDPSPYRPSSRRFPDPVHLRVESVPEYGHVTERAALDDLRQDAVALGDTVLNKGALIDRDAVWELKRQALELVRKVPLTPGRRAEYCDFLAGQGQALEDHALWCALAEEHGSDWHAWPAGLRDPRSEETARARAGLLDRVDFHCRLAWLTDGQLAEAQRAALDAGMAVGVVHDLAVGVHPGGADAWAQQDAFAHGMSVGAPPDAFNARGQDWGLPPWRPDVLAASGYAPYRGLLRGLLAHAGALRIDHVMGLFRLWWVPEGRPPTEGTYVTHDAEAMLAVLVLEAHRAGAVVMGEDLGTVEPGVREALVRRGVLGTSVLWFERDWADTGRPLPPEQWREDCLATVTTHDLPSTAARLTGDHVTLRHRLGLLARPLDQELTADAADTAEWLGYLSRLGLLPEGEGDEEGCVRAVHRFLLRTPARMTGVWLPDALGDRRPQNLPGTWDQYPNWRLPVADAEGHPVTLEELAAAPRLHRLMEVFEPCADRPDPTR; from the coding sequence ATGGGCTTGTCCCGGCTCGCCGCACTGCACGGCGTCGCCACCTCCTACTCCCCGTCCGCCGATGTGACGGTGACCGTCCCCGACGACACGGTCGTCGCCGTGCTCGCCGCGCTCGGCGTGGACGCCGCAACGCCCGAGGCGGTACGGCGGTCGCTCGCCGCCGCCGAGTCCGCGGCCCGCTCCCGGCTGCTCCCGCCGACCCTGGTGGTGTGGACCGGTGAGCCGCTGCCCGCGGCCCTGACCGCCCTGCGGCCCGGCACCACGCTGGACATCGCCCTCGAAGACCCCGGTGCGGCCCCGCCGCCGCGGATGCGCGTCCAGGCCGACCGACCGGATCCGGCCGTTTCGGAACGGGGCGCCGCCGGCGGGCGCACGGATCCGGGGGACGAAGGGGATGAGAGGGGCGGGGATGCCGGTACGGGGGCGCCCGCGGTCCCCGCCTGGTGGACCGAGCCGCCGCTCGGGGTGCACCGGCTGGCCGTACGGGCGCCCGGCGGCCGGAGCGCGGCCGGCACGCTCGTCGTCGCCCCGCCCCGGGCGCCCCGCCCGCCCGCCCGCGCCCACGGCTTCCTCGTCCAGCTCTACTCCCTGCTCTCCGCCCGTTCCTGGGGCATGGGAGACCTCGGGGACCTCGCCGACCTCGCCGCCTGGTCCGGCCGGACCCTCGGCGCCGGATTCGTCCAGATCAACCCGCTGCACGCCGCCGTGCCCGGCAGCCCCACCGACCCGTCCCCCTACCGCCCCTCGTCGCGGCGCTTCCCCGACCCCGTGCATCTGCGCGTCGAGTCCGTCCCCGAGTACGGGCACGTGACGGAGCGGGCCGCCCTCGACGACCTGCGCCAGGACGCCGTGGCGCTCGGCGACACCGTCCTGAACAAGGGCGCCCTGATCGACCGTGACGCCGTCTGGGAGCTCAAGCGCCAGGCGCTCGAACTCGTACGGAAGGTGCCCCTCACCCCCGGCCGCCGCGCCGAGTACTGCGACTTCCTGGCCGGGCAGGGACAGGCCCTGGAGGACCACGCCCTGTGGTGCGCGCTCGCCGAGGAGCACGGCTCCGACTGGCACGCCTGGCCCGCCGGGCTGCGCGACCCCCGCTCCGAGGAGACCGCCCGCGCCCGCGCCGGACTGCTGGACCGGGTCGACTTCCACTGCCGGCTCGCCTGGCTGACCGACGGTCAGCTCGCCGAAGCCCAGCGCGCCGCCCTCGACGCGGGCATGGCCGTCGGCGTGGTCCACGACCTCGCCGTCGGCGTGCACCCCGGCGGCGCCGACGCCTGGGCCCAGCAGGACGCCTTCGCGCACGGCATGTCCGTCGGCGCGCCGCCCGACGCCTTCAACGCCCGGGGCCAGGACTGGGGCCTGCCGCCCTGGCGCCCGGACGTCCTCGCCGCGTCCGGCTACGCCCCGTACCGCGGACTGCTGCGCGGGCTCCTCGCCCATGCCGGCGCCCTGCGCATCGACCACGTCATGGGCCTGTTCCGGCTCTGGTGGGTGCCCGAGGGGCGCCCGCCCACCGAGGGCACCTATGTCACCCACGACGCCGAGGCGATGCTCGCCGTCCTCGTCCTGGAGGCGCACCGGGCCGGCGCGGTCGTCATGGGGGAGGACCTCGGCACCGTGGAACCGGGGGTCCGCGAGGCGCTGGTCCGGCGCGGGGTCCTCGGCACCTCCGTCCTCTGGTTCGAACGGGACTGGGCTGACACCGGCCGCCCACTGCCCCCCGAGCAGTGGCGCGAGGACTGCCTGGCGACGGTCACCACCCACGACCTGCCGTCCACCGCGGCCCGGCTGACCGGCGACCATGTGACGCTGCGCCACCGCCTCGGCCTGCTCGCCCGCCCCCTGGACCAGGAGCTGACGGCGGACGCGGCGGACACCGCCGAGTGGCTCGGGTACCTCTCCAGACTCGGCCTGCTCCCCGAGGGCGAGGGCGACGAGGAGGGCTGCGTACGCGCCGTGCACCGCTTCCTGCTGCGCACTCCCGCCCGGATGACCGGCGTCTGGCTGCCCGACGCGCTCGGTGACCGCCGCCCGCAGAACCTCCCCGGCACCTGGGACCAGTACCCCAACTGGCGCCTGCCCGTCGCCGACGCGGAGGGCCACCCGGTCACCCTGGAGGAACTGGCCGCCGCGCCCCGCCTGCACCGGCTGATGGAGGTCTTCGAACCGTGCGCGGACCGCCCGGATCCCACCCGGTGA
- a CDS encoding LysR family transcriptional regulator, with protein sequence MIEWDVKKLRILRTLRDRGTVTATAQALLMTPSGVSQQLSALSRQLGVPLLEAQGRRVRLTDAAHLVLRHAEAVFAQLERADAELTGYLRGEAGEVRIAAFSTAVSALVVPAVQRLRAEERPGPDVRVREAEAGQAYELLAAGDVDLALSLAAHAPTARDPRFAVLPLLADPLDVALPADHPLAAAPALRLADLSGEPWIFGGSGPWSQITTAACEAAGFVPEQAHSASGWTAILAMVEAGMGVALVPRMASAERRSRGGVVMRALDADQPRRHVVAAVRQGAERGPAVARVLVALTATADSFTSTE encoded by the coding sequence ATGATCGAGTGGGACGTCAAGAAGCTCCGCATCCTGCGCACCCTGCGCGACCGGGGCACGGTCACCGCCACCGCGCAGGCCCTGCTGATGACCCCCTCCGGCGTCTCGCAGCAGCTCTCCGCCCTGTCCAGGCAACTCGGCGTGCCGCTCCTGGAGGCGCAGGGCCGACGGGTCCGGCTCACCGACGCCGCGCACCTCGTGCTGCGCCACGCCGAAGCCGTCTTCGCCCAACTGGAGCGCGCCGACGCCGAACTGACCGGCTATCTGCGCGGCGAGGCCGGCGAGGTGCGGATCGCGGCGTTCTCCACCGCCGTGTCCGCCCTCGTCGTACCGGCCGTCCAACGGCTGCGCGCCGAGGAACGGCCGGGCCCCGACGTGCGGGTGCGGGAGGCGGAGGCCGGGCAGGCGTACGAGCTCCTGGCCGCCGGTGACGTAGACCTCGCCCTGTCCCTCGCCGCGCACGCCCCGACGGCCCGCGATCCCCGGTTCGCGGTGCTGCCGCTCCTCGCGGACCCCCTGGACGTGGCGTTGCCCGCGGACCACCCGCTCGCCGCCGCGCCCGCCCTCCGGCTGGCGGACCTCTCCGGCGAGCCGTGGATCTTCGGCGGCTCGGGGCCCTGGTCGCAGATCACGACGGCCGCCTGCGAGGCCGCCGGATTCGTGCCCGAGCAGGCGCACAGCGCCTCCGGCTGGACGGCGATCCTGGCCATGGTCGAGGCGGGCATGGGAGTGGCGCTGGTCCCGCGCATGGCGTCGGCGGAACGCCGCAGCCGGGGCGGCGTGGTGATGCGCGCACTCGACGCCGACCAGCCGCGCCGCCATGTGGTGGCGGCGGTCCGGCAGGGCGCCGAGCGGGGCCCCGCGGTGGCCAGGGTCCTCGTCGCGCTCACCGCGACAGCCGATTCGTTCACTTCAACTGAATGA
- the alc gene encoding allantoicase, with the protein MTFDQNENHHEDPHANDAAPYGGGDPYADYRTTDLPFTELVDLADRRLGAGVIAANDEFFAQRENLLLRERAVFDPEHFGHKGKIMDGWETRRRRGADADNPFPAPGEHDWALIRLGAPGIIRGIVVDTAHFRGNYPQRVSIQATAVEGTPSPEDLLADDVKWEEIVPTTPVLGHAANGFEITGGRRYTHIRLCQHPDGGIARLRVHGEVLPDPSWLATLGTFDLISVLNGGSYEDASDRFYSSPTQIILPGTSRKMDDGWENRRRRVRDTNDWVRFRLPAQGAVRAVEIDTAYLKGNSAGWIALQGRNGETGEWFEIIPRTRLQPDALHRFPLRAQAIVTHVRLDAFPDGGVARMRLHGSLTESGTAELARRYEESGA; encoded by the coding sequence ATGACCTTCGATCAGAATGAGAACCACCACGAGGACCCCCACGCCAACGACGCGGCCCCGTACGGCGGTGGTGACCCGTACGCCGACTACCGGACCACCGACCTCCCCTTCACCGAACTCGTCGACCTCGCCGACCGCCGTCTCGGCGCGGGCGTGATCGCCGCCAACGACGAGTTCTTCGCCCAGCGAGAGAACCTGCTGCTCCGGGAGCGCGCGGTCTTCGACCCCGAGCACTTCGGCCACAAGGGCAAGATCATGGACGGCTGGGAGACCCGCCGCCGACGCGGCGCGGACGCCGACAACCCCTTCCCGGCCCCCGGCGAGCACGACTGGGCCCTGATCCGCCTCGGCGCCCCCGGGATCATCCGCGGCATCGTCGTCGACACGGCCCACTTCCGCGGCAACTACCCACAGCGCGTATCGATCCAGGCCACCGCGGTCGAGGGCACGCCCAGCCCCGAGGACCTCCTCGCCGACGACGTGAAGTGGGAGGAGATCGTCCCGACCACCCCCGTGCTCGGCCACGCAGCCAACGGCTTCGAGATCACCGGCGGCCGCCGCTACACCCACATCCGCCTGTGCCAGCACCCCGACGGCGGCATCGCCCGCCTCCGCGTCCACGGCGAGGTCCTCCCCGACCCGTCCTGGCTCGCCACGCTCGGCACGTTCGACCTGATCTCGGTCCTGAACGGCGGCAGCTACGAGGACGCCTCCGACCGCTTCTACTCCTCGCCGACCCAGATCATCCTGCCGGGCACCTCCCGCAAGATGGACGACGGCTGGGAGAACCGCCGCCGCCGGGTCCGCGACACGAACGACTGGGTCCGCTTCCGCCTCCCCGCCCAGGGCGCGGTCCGCGCGGTCGAGATCGACACGGCCTACCTCAAGGGCAACTCGGCCGGCTGGATCGCCCTCCAGGGCCGCAACGGCGAGACCGGCGAGTGGTTCGAGATCATCCCCCGCACCCGGCTCCAGCCCGACGCCCTGCACCGCTTCCCGCTCCGCGCCCAGGCGATCGTCACCCACGTCCGCCTCGACGCCTTCCCGGACGGCGGCGTCGCCCGCATGCGCCTGCACGGCAGCCTGACGGAGTCCGGCACGGCCGAACTGGCCCGCCGCTACGAGGAGTCCGGCGCGTAA
- the pepN gene encoding aminopeptidase N, whose translation MPGTNLTREEAQERARLLTVDAYEIDLDLSGAQEGGTYRSVTTVRFDSAEAGAETFIDLVAPAVHEVELNGKSLDVAAVFRDSRIALPHLVAGSNELKVVADCAYTNTGEGLHRFVDPVDQQAYLYTQFEVPDARRVFASFEQPDLKATFRFTVKAPQGWTVISNSPTPEPKDDVWSFEPTPRISSYITALIAGPYHSVHSSYERDGQSVPLGIYCRPSLAEFLDADEIFDVTRQGFDWFQEKFDYDYPFAKYDQLFVPEFNAGAMENAGAVTIRDQYVFRSKVTDAAYERRAETILHELAHMWFGDLVTMEWWNDLWLNESFATYTSVACQAYAEGSKWPNSWTTFANTEKTWAYRQDQLPSTHPIMADIRDLDDVLVNFDGITYAKGASVLKQLVAYVGMDEFFKGVQAYFKAHAFGNTRLPDLLGALEETSGRDLKTWSKAWLETAGINVLRPELTTDENGHVTSFTVLQEAPALPAGAKGEPTLRPHRIAIGCYDLDGSGKLVRTDRIELDVDGARTTVPFPANAARPAVILLNDDDLSYAKVRLDEESLRVVTEHLGDFTESLPRALCWASAWDMTRDGELATRDYLALVLSGIGKESDIGVVQSLHRQVKLALDLYAAPEWREAGLTQWTEATLAHLRAAEPGSDHQLAWARAFAATARTPQQTDLLQSLLDGREVIEGLAVDTELRWAFVERLAATGLLDEDEIAGEYERDKTAAGELHAATARAARPTEEAKAEAWASVVESDKLPNSLQEAVIAGFVQTDQRELLAPYTEKFFAAVKDVWDSRSHEMAQQVAVGLYPALQVSQDTLDATDAWLSSTEPSAALRRLMSESRSGVERALKARAADAAAATA comes from the coding sequence GTGCCTGGCACGAATCTGACCCGCGAAGAGGCACAGGAGCGGGCGCGCCTGCTGACCGTGGACGCGTACGAGATCGATCTCGACCTCTCCGGAGCGCAGGAGGGCGGCACCTACCGGTCCGTGACCACCGTGCGCTTCGACTCCGCCGAAGCCGGTGCGGAGACCTTCATCGACCTGGTCGCCCCGGCCGTGCACGAGGTCGAGCTGAACGGCAAGTCGCTGGACGTCGCGGCCGTGTTCCGCGACTCGCGCATCGCTCTGCCGCACCTGGTCGCGGGCTCCAACGAGCTGAAGGTCGTCGCCGACTGCGCGTACACCAACACGGGCGAGGGCCTGCACCGCTTCGTCGACCCGGTCGACCAGCAGGCGTACCTGTACACCCAGTTCGAGGTGCCGGACGCCCGCCGCGTCTTCGCGAGCTTCGAGCAGCCGGACCTGAAGGCGACGTTCCGGTTCACCGTGAAGGCGCCTCAGGGCTGGACGGTCATCTCGAACTCGCCGACGCCCGAGCCGAAGGACGACGTCTGGTCCTTCGAGCCGACGCCGCGCATCTCGTCGTACATCACGGCGCTGATCGCCGGCCCGTACCACTCGGTGCACAGCAGCTACGAGAGGGACGGCCAGTCCGTACCGCTCGGCATCTACTGCCGTCCGTCGCTGGCCGAGTTCCTCGACGCGGACGAGATCTTCGACGTCACGCGGCAGGGCTTCGACTGGTTCCAGGAGAAGTTCGACTACGACTACCCGTTCGCCAAGTACGACCAGCTGTTCGTCCCGGAGTTCAACGCCGGCGCGATGGAGAACGCGGGCGCGGTCACCATCCGCGACCAGTACGTGTTCCGGTCGAAGGTGACGGACGCGGCGTACGAGCGGCGTGCGGAGACCATCCTGCACGAGCTGGCGCACATGTGGTTCGGCGACCTCGTCACCATGGAGTGGTGGAACGACCTGTGGCTGAACGAGTCGTTCGCCACGTACACCTCGGTCGCCTGCCAGGCGTACGCCGAGGGCTCGAAGTGGCCGAACTCCTGGACCACGTTCGCCAACACCGAGAAGACCTGGGCCTACCGCCAGGACCAGCTGCCCTCCACGCACCCGATCATGGCGGACATCCGTGACCTGGACGACGTGCTGGTCAACTTCGACGGGATCACCTACGCCAAGGGCGCCTCGGTCCTGAAGCAGCTGGTGGCGTACGTCGGCATGGACGAGTTCTTCAAGGGCGTCCAGGCGTACTTCAAGGCGCACGCGTTCGGCAACACCCGGCTCCCCGACCTGCTGGGCGCCCTGGAGGAGACCTCCGGCCGCGACCTGAAGACCTGGTCGAAGGCATGGCTGGAGACGGCTGGCATCAACGTCCTGCGCCCCGAGCTCACCACGGACGAGAACGGCCACGTCACCTCGTTCACCGTGCTCCAGGAGGCCCCGGCCCTGCCCGCCGGTGCGAAGGGCGAGCCGACGCTGCGGCCGCACCGCATCGCCATCGGCTGCTACGACCTCGATGGCTCCGGCAAGCTGGTCCGTACGGACCGCATCGAGCTGGACGTCGACGGCGCGCGCACGACCGTGCCGTTCCCGGCCAATGCCGCCCGCCCCGCCGTGATCCTGCTCAACGACGACGACCTCTCGTACGCGAAGGTCCGGCTCGACGAGGAGTCGCTGCGCGTCGTCACCGAGCACCTCGGCGACTTCACCGAGTCGCTCCCCCGCGCCCTGTGCTGGGCCTCCGCCTGGGACATGACCCGCGACGGCGAGCTGGCGACCCGCGACTACCTGGCCCTGGTGCTCTCCGGCATCGGCAAGGAGTCGGACATCGGCGTCGTCCAGTCGCTGCACCGCCAGGTGAAGCTGGCGCTGGACCTGTACGCGGCGCCGGAGTGGCGCGAGGCCGGGCTGACGCAGTGGACCGAGGCCACCCTCGCGCACCTGCGCGCGGCGGAGCCGGGCAGCGACCACCAGCTGGCCTGGGCGCGCGCCTTCGCGGCGACGGCCCGCACCCCGCAGCAGACGGACCTGCTCCAGTCGCTGCTCGACGGCAGGGAGGTGATCGAGGGCCTGGCCGTCGACACCGAGCTGCGCTGGGCGTTCGTCGAGCGGCTCGCCGCGACCGGTCTCCTCGATGAGGACGAGATCGCCGGCGAGTACGAGCGGGACAAGACGGCGGCGGGCGAGCTCCACGCGGCGACCGCCCGCGCGGCACGGCCCACCGAGGAGGCGAAGGCGGAGGCGTGGGCCTCGGTCGTCGAGTCCGACAAGCTGCCGAACTCCCTCCAGGAGGCGGTCATCGCCGGCTTCGTCCAGACCGACCAGCGCGAACTGCTGGCCCCGTACACGGAGAAGTTCTTCGCCGCGGTCAAGGACGTCTGGGACTCACGCAGCCACGAGATGGCCCAGCAGGTCGCGGTCGGCCTCTACCCGGCCCTCCAGGTCTCGCAGGACACCCTGGACGCCACGGACGCCTGGCTCTCCTCGACTGAGCCGAGCGCGGCCCTGCGCCGGCTGATGTCGGAGTCCCGTTCGGGCGTCGAGCGCGCCCTGAAGGCCCGCGCCGCGGACGCGGCGGCGGCCACGGCGTAA
- a CDS encoding ribbon-helix-helix domain-containing protein, translating into MKISVSLPQEDVAFLDEYATKTEADSRSAVIHAAIELLRTAGLEAEYTEAFEEWDASEDAELWDRTVGDGIADA; encoded by the coding sequence ATGAAGATCAGCGTGAGCCTGCCGCAGGAGGATGTCGCCTTCCTCGACGAGTACGCCACGAAGACCGAGGCGGACTCCCGGTCCGCGGTGATCCACGCCGCGATCGAGCTGCTGCGCACCGCCGGGCTGGAGGCGGAGTACACGGAGGCGTTCGAGGAGTGGGACGCGAGCGAGGACGCCGAGCTCTGGGACCGTACGGTCGGGGACGGAATCGCCGATGCGTAG
- a CDS encoding type II toxin-antitoxin system PemK/MazF family toxin, translating to MRRGDIHLVDLEPARGSEANKVRPAVIVSNNAANQSVELNGRGVVTVVPLTSNTTRVLTFQVLLRAGECRLPRDSKVQCEQVRAVTPDRVLRRVGTVPRRRMAEIDAALRRHLAL from the coding sequence ATGCGTAGGGGAGACATCCACCTGGTCGACCTGGAGCCGGCCAGGGGCAGCGAGGCCAACAAGGTCAGGCCGGCCGTGATCGTGTCCAACAACGCCGCCAACCAGTCGGTCGAGCTCAATGGCAGAGGCGTCGTCACCGTGGTGCCCCTGACGTCGAACACCACCCGCGTGCTCACGTTCCAGGTCCTTCTCAGAGCCGGCGAGTGCCGACTGCCGAGGGATTCGAAGGTCCAGTGCGAGCAGGTCCGGGCAGTCACCCCGGACCGCGTCCTGAGGCGGGTGGGCACCGTTCCCCGCCGGCGCATGGCCGAGATCGACGCCGCCCTGCGACGCCACCTCGCCCTCTGA